The Solirubrobacter pauli sequence GTAGTCCCACTTGAAGCGGTCCGCGTGGATGAACGTGGCGAGCGCGAGCGTGCTGGCCAGCACCCAGAGCGCGACCGGCAACGTCGAGAACGTCCGCCACTGCTTCGCGCGCCAGAGCACGAGGCCGGTCGCCAGCGTGCCCGCGAGGAAGCCGGCGCCGATGAACGCGGCGTTGACGGCGGGCTTGATCGACCAGGCGTAGTCCGTGTCGGCCAGGCCGGGGGCGAGGTACAGGAAGAGCCCGTTGGCGGCGGCGAGCCAGAACAGGATCCAGATGCCGGTGCGGGTCAGCGGTTGGACCGGCCCGGTGGCCGAGCCGGTGCGGGGGAGCTGCGTGGCGGTCACCCGCCGACATTCCCACACGCGGTCCGACGCGGGAAGTGCGGCTAGCCGCCAGACACGCCGCGCTCCGCCGCCAACGCGACGAACGGGTCCAGCGCCGCGGGGTTCGCGAGCGAGTCGCGCGAGGCGGCCTGCTCGGGCGGCGTGCCCATCAGGATCCGCTTGACCGGCAGCTCGAGCACCTTGCCCGACAGCGTCCGCGGCACCTCCTTGACCGCGATCACGTCGCTCGGCACGTGCCGCGGCGAGCAGTCCTCACGGACGCGCTTCCGGATCGCCTTCACCACGTCGTCGGTCAGCGCCTCGCCCTCGCGCAGGACGACGAACAGCGGCATCCAGGCGTCCTCGCCCTCGACCGGCACGTCGACCACGAGCGCGTCCGTGACGGCCTCGACGGCCAGCACGGCGCGGTAGATCTCGGCCGTGCCCATCCGGATGCCGCCGCGGTTGATGGTCGCGTCGGAGCGGCCGCTGATGATCGCGGTGCCGCGCTCGGTGATCTCGATCCAGTCGCCGTGGCGCCAGACGCCCGGGTAGGTGTCGAAGTAGGCCTCGCGGTACCGCGAGCCGTCGTCGTCGCCCCAGAAGTAGATCGGCATCGACGGCATCGGCTTGGTCAGCACGAGCTCGCCGACTTCGCCGACCAGCGGGTGGCCGTCGGGGTCCCAGGACTCCACCGCGGCGCCGAGCGAGCGCGCCTGCAGCTCGCCCTCGTAGACCGGCAGCTCGGGCACGCCGCCGACGAACGCCGTGCACAGGTCGGTGCCGCCGCTCGTCGAGAACAGCCAGGTGTCCTGCCCGACGTGCTCGTAGATCCAGCGGAAGCCCTCGGGGGAGAGCGGCGAGCCGGTCGAGCCGACGGCCTTCAGCGCGCTCAGGTCACGCCCGCGGGCGGGCTCGGTGCCGGCCTTCATGCACGCGCCGATGTAGCTGGCGGACGTGCCGAACGTCGTCATCTCCGTGCGCGCGGCGAAGTCCCACAGCGCGTCGAGCGACGGGTAGCCGGGCGAGCCGTCGTAGAGCAGGATCGTGGCCTCGGTCAGCAGCCCGGAGACGATGAAGTTCCACATCATCCAGCCGGTCGTGGTGAACCAGAACAGGCGGTCGCCGCGCTGCGCGTCCAGGTGCAGGTGCAGCACCTTCAGGTGCTCGAGCAGGATGCCGCCCTGGGACTGCACGATCGCCTTCGGCAGGCCGGTCGTGCCGGAGCTGTAGAGCACCCACAGCGGGTGGTCGAAGGGGACGCGCTCGAACGTGAGCGGCTCGTCCGTCGCGGGCCAGTCGTCCTCGCCGAGGATCAGGGTCTGCGCGCCCGGCATCGCGGCGGTGATCTCGTTCAGCGCTTCGGTCCGGTCGAACTCGCGGCCGTTGTAGCGGTAGCGGCGCACGGCGATCAGCACGGTCGGCTCGATCTGGGCGAAGCGGTCGATCACGCTGCGCGGCCCGAAGTCCGGAGAGCAGCTCGACCACACGGCGCCGAGGCTGGCCGTCGCGAGGAACGCGGCGACGGTCTCGGGGATGTTCGGCAGGTAGGCGGCGACGCGGTCGCCCTTGCCGACGCCGCGGGCGCGTAGGCCGGCCGCCGCGCGTCGCGTCATGGCCTCCAGCTCGCCCCAGGTGATCTGCGCGTCCTCGCGGTCCTCGCCGCCCGCGATGATCGCGAGCGCGTCGGGATCACGGTCCTGGAAGGCACGCTGCGCGTAGTTGACGAGCGCGCCCGGGAACCACTGCGCGCCGGGCATGTCGGCGCTCGCAAGCACGGTCTCGCCGCGCTCGCCCAGGCCGTAGCGGTCCCAGATCGAGCCCCAGAACGCCTCGGGCTGATCGACCGACCAGCGCCACAGCTCCTCGTACGTGTCCAGGCCGCGTTCGCGGCGGTAGGCGCCGAGCTCGCAGCGCTGCAGGAGCGAGTCGGGCGGGGTCCACAAAACCGGCGGCGTCATCGGTTCGCCATCATTCCACGCGTGCTGCGTACGGTGACCGCCACGCGCTACGTCACCCCGCTGCGCGAGGGAGGCTCGCTGCCGGGCATCGTCGAGGCCGACGACGACGGCCTGTACGTGCTCAAGTTCCGCGGCGCGGGGCAGGGACCGAAGGCGCTGGCCGCCGAGATCGTGGCGGGCGAGCTGGCGCGCGACCTGGGGCTGCCGGTGCCCGAGCTGGTGCTGATCGAGCTCGACCCGGCGCTCGGCGCCGCGGAGCCGGACCCGGAGATCCAGGAGCTGATCGCGGCCTCCGCGGGCATCAACCTCGGCGTCGACTTCCTCCCGGGCTCGCTGCCCTACAACCCGACCGAGCCGCCGGACGCCGACCTCGCCGCCGACGTCGTCTGGCTCGACGCGCTGATCACCAACGTCGACCGCACGCCGCGCAACCCGAACCTGCTGCGCTGGCACGGGAACCTGTGGCTGATCGACCACGGCGCGTCGCTGTACGCCTTCCACGGGCCGGACCCGCTCGCGCGCGCCAAGAACGCCTTCCCGCCGATCCGCGACCACGTGCTGCTGCCTGCGGCCTCGAGCATCGCGGCGGCCGACGAGCGGCTGGCGGGGAAGGCCGATCCGGCGCGCGCCGCCTCGCTCGTGCCGGAGGACTGGGCGAACGGCGACCTCTACGCCGAGTTCCTGCACGAGCGCTTGCAGGCGCCGCGGGTGTGGGCCGATGTCTGAGCGCAAGCCGTTCCAGTACGCGGCGCTGCGGATCATCCCGCGCGTCGAGCGCGGCGAGGCGGTCAACGCCGGCGTGGTGCTGTTCTGCCGGCCGCTGCGGTTCCTCGGCGCGAAGACGCAACTCGACGAAGGGCTGCTGCGCGCGCTGGCGCCGCAGTGCGAGCCGGGCGCGGTGGCGACGTTGCTGACGACGATGGAGCGGATCGCCGCGGGCGACGCGAGCGGCGGGCCGATCGCGGCGCTGCCGGCCTCCGAGCGGTTCCACTGGCTGGTCGCGCCGGCGAGCACGATCGTGCAGCCGGGGCCGGTCCACACCGGGCTGACGACCGATCCGGCGGGTGAGCTGGATCGGCTTTTCGTCCGGCTAGTGGAACGCTGAGCGAATCACGGACGTAATACGGTCGATGTGTCATCTCGTCGGCCCTGCCGCCTAGACTCGACTGCGCCGGATGCCCTACCTGACGTGCTCCAGCTGCGGCCTTCCGACGTACATCGTCAGCGAAGGCGCTTGCCCCGCCTGTGGAACCGTGTTGCGCCGGACGTCGCCGCCCG is a genomic window containing:
- a CDS encoding acetoacetate--CoA ligase, with the protein product MTPPVLWTPPDSLLQRCELGAYRRERGLDTYEELWRWSVDQPEAFWGSIWDRYGLGERGETVLASADMPGAQWFPGALVNYAQRAFQDRDPDALAIIAGGEDREDAQITWGELEAMTRRAAAGLRARGVGKGDRVAAYLPNIPETVAAFLATASLGAVWSSCSPDFGPRSVIDRFAQIEPTVLIAVRRYRYNGREFDRTEALNEITAAMPGAQTLILGEDDWPATDEPLTFERVPFDHPLWVLYSSGTTGLPKAIVQSQGGILLEHLKVLHLHLDAQRGDRLFWFTTTGWMMWNFIVSGLLTEATILLYDGSPGYPSLDALWDFAARTEMTTFGTSASYIGACMKAGTEPARGRDLSALKAVGSTGSPLSPEGFRWIYEHVGQDTWLFSTSGGTDLCTAFVGGVPELPVYEGELQARSLGAAVESWDPDGHPLVGEVGELVLTKPMPSMPIYFWGDDDGSRYREAYFDTYPGVWRHGDWIEITERGTAIISGRSDATINRGGIRMGTAEIYRAVLAVEAVTDALVVDVPVEGEDAWMPLFVVLREGEALTDDVVKAIRKRVREDCSPRHVPSDVIAVKEVPRTLSGKVLELPVKRILMGTPPEQAASRDSLANPAALDPFVALAAERGVSGG
- a CDS encoding HipA family kinase produces the protein MLRTVTATRYVTPLREGGSLPGIVEADDDGLYVLKFRGAGQGPKALAAEIVAGELARDLGLPVPELVLIELDPALGAAEPDPEIQELIAASAGINLGVDFLPGSLPYNPTEPPDADLAADVVWLDALITNVDRTPRNPNLLRWHGNLWLIDHGASLYAFHGPDPLARAKNAFPPIRDHVLLPAASSIAAADERLAGKADPARAASLVPEDWANGDLYAEFLHERLQAPRVWADV
- a CDS encoding DUF3037 domain-containing protein, with the translated sequence MSERKPFQYAALRIIPRVERGEAVNAGVVLFCRPLRFLGAKTQLDEGLLRALAPQCEPGAVATLLTTMERIAAGDASGGPIAALPASERFHWLVAPASTIVQPGPVHTGLTTDPAGELDRLFVRLVER